A region from the Clavibacter sp. A6099 genome encodes:
- a CDS encoding adenylyl-sulfate kinase, whose translation MDSGSPTQALFLGGRSGVGKSTVATEVARILTAADVAHALIEGDALDQAHPEPWRQGIPLAERNLAAMWRNYREAGWTRVIYTNTVSVLELPGLTAALGGEVEAVGVLLTAEDATASARLAGREIGSGLAEAIARSASAAPRLEAGSADAVHRVATDGRTVAEIAAEVVALSGWIPS comes from the coding sequence ATGGACTCCGGATCCCCCACGCAGGCCCTCTTCCTCGGCGGTCGCTCGGGCGTCGGCAAGTCGACGGTGGCGACGGAGGTGGCGCGGATCCTCACGGCCGCCGACGTCGCCCACGCGCTCATCGAGGGCGACGCGCTCGACCAGGCGCACCCGGAGCCGTGGCGGCAGGGGATCCCGCTGGCGGAGCGGAACCTGGCCGCGATGTGGCGGAACTACCGCGAGGCGGGCTGGACGCGCGTGATCTACACGAACACCGTCAGCGTGCTCGAGCTGCCCGGGCTCACGGCGGCACTCGGCGGCGAGGTCGAGGCGGTGGGCGTGCTGCTCACGGCGGAGGACGCCACGGCATCTGCGCGGCTGGCCGGGCGCGAGATCGGGTCGGGGCTGGCGGAGGCGATCGCGCGGAGCGCGTCGGCGGCGCCGCGGCTGGAGGCGGGTTCCGCCGACGCGGTGCACCGCGTCGCGACCGACGGGCGGACGGTCGCGGAGATCGCGGCGGAGGTGGTGGCGCTCAGCGGGTGGATTCCGAGCTGA
- a CDS encoding alpha/beta hydrolase produces MSAFHPDLASARFIPRFTLPLPLATLLARVPPKRRPAPEDLIVDDVRVPGPEGAPAVELRVYRPRTAVGAVPALLWIHGGGMIVGDHLQDEASNMAFARTLGIVVASVRYRLAPAHPAPAAVEDAHAALLWLLSHAEERGIDAGRIAVGGASAGGGIAAATVLLAHDRGTPAPAFQLLVYPMLDDRTVTRTDLDTSNARMWSPGSNRVGWTAYLGGAPGGDDVSPYAAPARREDLSGLPPAWVGVGTLDLFHDEDVRYAERLRAAGSEVELEVVDGAFHGFDTVLPAREVSRRFWRAQAAALRGALLPGA; encoded by the coding sequence ATGTCCGCCTTCCATCCCGACCTCGCCTCGGCGCGGTTCATCCCGCGCTTCACGCTGCCCCTGCCGCTCGCGACGCTGCTCGCGCGGGTCCCGCCGAAGCGGAGGCCCGCACCCGAGGACCTGATCGTCGATGACGTGCGGGTGCCCGGCCCCGAGGGGGCGCCCGCGGTGGAGCTGCGCGTCTACCGTCCGCGGACGGCCGTCGGGGCTGTGCCGGCGCTCCTCTGGATCCACGGCGGCGGCATGATCGTCGGCGACCACCTCCAGGACGAGGCGTCGAACATGGCGTTCGCCCGCACCCTCGGCATCGTCGTCGCGTCCGTGCGCTACCGGCTCGCCCCCGCGCATCCCGCACCCGCCGCGGTCGAGGACGCCCACGCGGCGCTGCTCTGGCTGCTCTCCCATGCCGAGGAGCGCGGGATCGACGCGGGCCGCATCGCCGTCGGCGGCGCGAGCGCGGGCGGCGGGATCGCGGCGGCGACCGTGCTCCTCGCCCACGACCGCGGCACGCCCGCCCCGGCGTTCCAGCTGCTCGTCTACCCGATGCTCGACGACCGCACGGTCACGCGCACCGACCTCGACACCTCGAACGCGCGCATGTGGTCGCCCGGGAGCAACCGCGTGGGCTGGACCGCCTACCTCGGCGGCGCGCCCGGCGGCGACGACGTGTCGCCGTACGCGGCGCCGGCCCGTCGCGAGGACCTCAGCGGCCTCCCGCCCGCCTGGGTCGGCGTCGGCACGCTCGACCTGTTCCACGACGAGGACGTGCGGTACGCCGAGCGGCTGCGGGCGGCCGGATCCGAGGTGGAGCTCGAGGTCGTCGACGGCGCGTTCCATGGCTTCGACACCGTGCTCCCTGCCCGCGAGGTCTCGCGGCGGTTCTGGCGCGCGCAGGCCGCGGCGCTGCGAGGAGCGCTGCTGCCCGGGGCGTGA
- a CDS encoding rhodanese-like domain-containing protein, which produces MQTSLSAIDFLAAKLTYETDPADLAADRASGAAPLLVDVRSDASWAQGRIPGAAHIPGAELAARAAAELPDRDARIVVYCWGPGCNGSTRAALTLATLGYTRVQELIGGFEYWAREGFAVATDAGRTRREPDPLTAPVA; this is translated from the coding sequence ATGCAGACGAGCCTCTCCGCCATCGACTTCCTCGCCGCCAAGCTGACCTACGAGACCGACCCCGCTGACCTCGCCGCCGACCGGGCGAGCGGCGCCGCGCCGCTCCTGGTCGACGTCCGCTCGGACGCCTCCTGGGCGCAGGGGCGGATCCCGGGAGCCGCCCACATCCCCGGCGCGGAGCTCGCCGCACGTGCCGCCGCCGAGCTGCCCGACCGGGACGCCCGCATCGTCGTCTACTGCTGGGGCCCCGGCTGCAACGGCAGCACGCGCGCGGCCCTCACGCTCGCGACGCTCGGCTACACGCGCGTGCAGGAGCTGATCGGCGGGTTCGAGTACTGGGCGCGCGAGGGGTTCGCGGTGGCCACGGACGCCGGACGGACGCGGCGGGAGCCGGATCCGCTGACGGCGCCGGTGGCGTGA
- a CDS encoding ATP-binding protein, producing MRDSTDNPFSPGSDTVPEVWAGRTEQLSDWRDVVRPRISRGLPERGRTILGEPGLGKSSLVRRIAQTAARDGDWVTPQLRIPLGADPLKAVATAVLELADTAGLAAARERRIKDAISRVETVAVHGISLTLGGSAAGSGPEPYAALTELVVEVGRAAMRHDHVALIHVDEIQNITDESTLSQLLIALGDANTHEEAVTLPGGAKVARSLPIAVYLTGLPDFEDRAGAHKGATFARRFRTTVLAAIDDDDIRAALQDFVVPGWEVPDGRGGTRRIRMEADAASAIVDVCRGEPFLFQLAGERAWYTGAGAVITREHVLSGWRGAQREATAHVERILDRLPDRERAFVEAMAGLPAEERTLTRIAAEAGHAKATEAGTTARRLDTVRGIIHRGTVYGFRHRAIEAYLTSGWPRIG from the coding sequence ATGCGCGATTCGACGGACAACCCCTTCAGCCCCGGCTCCGACACGGTCCCCGAGGTCTGGGCCGGCCGCACGGAGCAGCTCAGCGACTGGCGCGACGTCGTGCGCCCGCGCATCTCCAGGGGGCTCCCCGAGCGGGGCCGCACGATCCTCGGTGAGCCAGGGCTCGGCAAGTCGTCGCTGGTGCGACGCATCGCGCAGACCGCTGCTCGAGACGGGGACTGGGTCACGCCGCAGCTGCGCATCCCGCTCGGCGCCGACCCGTTGAAGGCGGTGGCGACGGCGGTGCTCGAGCTGGCCGACACCGCGGGCCTGGCCGCCGCGCGGGAGAGGCGGATCAAGGACGCCATCAGCCGCGTGGAGACCGTGGCGGTCCACGGCATCTCGCTCACGCTGGGTGGGTCGGCGGCTGGTTCCGGGCCGGAGCCCTACGCGGCGCTGACCGAGCTGGTCGTCGAGGTGGGGCGCGCGGCGATGCGCCATGACCATGTCGCCCTCATCCACGTGGACGAGATCCAGAACATCACCGACGAGAGCACGCTCTCCCAGCTCCTCATCGCTCTCGGCGACGCCAACACCCACGAGGAGGCGGTCACTCTGCCAGGTGGCGCGAAGGTCGCGAGGTCCCTGCCCATCGCGGTCTACCTGACCGGCCTACCCGACTTCGAGGACCGGGCCGGAGCGCACAAGGGGGCGACCTTCGCACGGCGCTTCAGGACCACCGTTCTCGCGGCGATCGACGACGACGACATCCGCGCCGCACTGCAGGACTTCGTCGTGCCGGGATGGGAAGTGCCCGACGGGCGCGGCGGCACGCGACGGATCCGGATGGAGGCGGATGCCGCTTCCGCCATCGTCGACGTCTGCCGGGGAGAGCCCTTCCTGTTCCAGCTAGCCGGAGAGCGGGCCTGGTACACGGGCGCGGGCGCGGTCATCACGCGCGAGCACGTCCTCAGCGGCTGGCGGGGCGCCCAGCGGGAGGCGACCGCGCACGTGGAGCGGATCCTCGACCGGTTGCCCGATCGGGAGCGCGCGTTCGTCGAGGCGATGGCGGGACTCCCCGCCGAGGAGAGGACGCTCACCCGCATCGCCGCGGAGGCGGGTCACGCCAAGGCCACCGAGGCGGGCACCACCGCGCGGCGTCTCGACACGGTGCGGGGGATCATCCATCGCGGCACGGTGTACGGCTTCCGGCACCGGGCGATCGAGGCGTACCTCACGAGCGGGTGGCCGCGGATCGGCTGA
- a CDS encoding Lrp/AsnC family transcriptional regulator — protein sequence MPTNPPLTLDATDHAIIAELQGDGRMSVAQLGRAVSLSASATAERVRRLTEAGIITGYSITVDPEALGWAVTAFVRLAYPSGDYRPFHALVAEMPEIVEAHHVTGADCFIIKVHARSMRDLERITGRLAALGGITTHVVYSSPVPGRHIGPA from the coding sequence ATGCCGACGAATCCGCCGCTGACGCTCGACGCCACCGATCACGCGATCATCGCCGAGCTCCAGGGCGACGGCCGGATGAGCGTCGCGCAGCTCGGCCGGGCCGTCTCGCTCTCCGCGAGCGCGACCGCCGAGCGGGTGCGTCGCCTCACCGAGGCCGGCATCATCACCGGCTACTCCATCACGGTGGATCCCGAGGCCCTCGGCTGGGCCGTCACCGCCTTCGTGCGGCTCGCCTACCCGTCGGGCGACTACCGCCCGTTCCACGCGCTGGTGGCGGAGATGCCGGAGATCGTCGAGGCGCACCACGTCACGGGCGCCGACTGCTTCATCATCAAGGTCCACGCCCGCTCGATGCGCGACCTCGAGCGCATCACGGGCCGCCTCGCCGCCCTCGGCGGGATCACGACCCACGTCGTGTACTCGAGCCCGGTCCCGGGGCGGCACATCGGGCCGGCATAA